In one window of Cytophagaceae bacterium ABcell3 DNA:
- a CDS encoding NAD(P)/FAD-dependent oxidoreductase — protein sequence MERYDVCVIGGGPSGYAAAMRAIDFKQKVLLIEKSKIGGAGLYNGALSSKTFWEISRGVMEANLRLNKYTDKDLTIDYREVLKDVNDTILLRKIQLETHLLLLLRKHADCISYIKGSAELLSKNEIKIQTGEGAEKVVYAENIILATGTRPRKLPNIPIDEQSIVTSDGIEHFQEFPKSMVILGAGVIGCEWATIFANFGTTKVNIIDKADRILPFEDEDISYTIQTQLEEKGVTIHKNSRLIRMNKVNDMVEYELEYKDGHTEVFTVEKALVAVGRVTNVEGLGLENAGIKLTARNHVEDIDTQTNVPNIYAVGDLTSEYALVNVGELEGRHAIEKIAGVNPPPLSYKNISTIMFLDPETAGVGINEQEAQQRNISYRMVSIDYSLIPRAIAMRRTKGFFKILVTDDDHMRVLGMRAVGEHASSAIQAVALLIAMDKSIEEISELIHPHPSIIEGIQECVRVLKGKSILKPEVFKDTLRIRCWKDGSYYNSCQYY from the coding sequence ATGGAGCGATATGATGTATGTGTGATTGGAGGTGGGCCTTCAGGATATGCGGCGGCCATGCGTGCTATAGATTTCAAACAAAAAGTACTCCTAATAGAAAAAAGTAAAATTGGGGGAGCAGGCTTATACAATGGCGCTTTGTCTTCTAAAACTTTCTGGGAAATTTCCAGAGGGGTAATGGAAGCCAACCTAAGGCTAAACAAATATACCGACAAGGACCTGACCATAGATTATAGAGAAGTGCTGAAAGATGTAAACGACACAATTTTACTTCGAAAAATTCAGCTAGAAACCCATTTATTGCTCCTGCTAAGAAAACACGCTGATTGTATCAGTTACATAAAAGGAAGCGCTGAGCTCCTCAGCAAAAATGAGATAAAGATACAGACAGGCGAGGGTGCCGAAAAGGTGGTTTATGCAGAAAATATCATACTAGCAACCGGGACAAGACCTCGAAAACTGCCCAATATTCCCATAGATGAGCAAAGCATCGTTACCAGCGACGGGATAGAGCACTTTCAAGAATTTCCCAAAAGCATGGTTATTCTTGGCGCTGGGGTAATTGGTTGCGAGTGGGCCACCATTTTTGCAAATTTCGGAACTACGAAAGTAAATATTATAGACAAAGCTGACAGGATTCTTCCATTCGAAGACGAGGATATATCCTATACAATCCAAACCCAACTTGAGGAAAAAGGTGTAACTATTCATAAGAATTCCAGACTCATTAGAATGAACAAAGTAAACGACATGGTAGAGTACGAGCTGGAATACAAAGATGGACACACAGAAGTTTTTACAGTAGAAAAAGCACTGGTTGCAGTAGGAAGGGTAACCAATGTGGAAGGTTTAGGGCTAGAAAATGCAGGAATAAAGCTGACCGCAAGAAATCATGTTGAAGATATAGACACTCAAACCAATGTTCCCAATATTTACGCTGTTGGTGATTTAACTTCGGAATATGCGTTGGTAAATGTGGGCGAGCTAGAGGGCAGGCACGCAATAGAAAAAATAGCAGGCGTAAACCCACCGCCATTATCTTACAAAAACATCTCCACCATTATGTTTCTAGACCCCGAAACGGCAGGCGTAGGCATTAATGAGCAGGAAGCCCAACAAAGAAATATAAGCTACCGCATGGTAAGCATTGACTATAGCTTAATACCACGCGCTATAGCCATGAGGCGCACCAAAGGCTTTTTTAAAATTTTAGTAACCGACGATGACCATATGCGGGTCTTAGGAATGCGTGCAGTTGGAGAACATGCATCGAGTGCCATACAAGCTGTAGCACTCCTTATAGCCATGGACAAAAGTATAGAAGAAATTTCAGAACTCATCCACCCACACCCTTCTATCATAGAAGGTATACAGGAATGTGTAAGGGTATTGAAAGGTAAGTCTATTTTAAAGCCTGAAGTGTTTAAAGATACATTGAGAATAAGGTGCTGGAAAGATGGCAGCTATTACAACAGCTGCCAATACTACTAG
- a CDS encoding DUF4907 domain-containing protein, which produces MKYYFILLIFGLLACGEQQEKEVAAVGQQRTAVEQNTVCADSIRTEVFETETGWGYSIFINENKYVHQPHIPAVAGVKGFNSAEAAGKTADLVKSKICQNILPPSVSIEELDSLGVLH; this is translated from the coding sequence ATGAAGTATTACTTTATACTATTGATATTTGGTTTGTTGGCCTGTGGGGAGCAACAAGAAAAAGAAGTTGCTGCTGTGGGCCAGCAAAGAACGGCTGTAGAGCAAAACACTGTATGTGCAGATTCTATTAGAACGGAGGTTTTTGAAACAGAAACAGGCTGGGGGTATAGCATATTTATAAATGAAAATAAATATGTTCACCAGCCCCATATCCCAGCGGTAGCTGGTGTAAAAGGCTTTAACAGTGCTGAGGCTGCAGGCAAGACAGCAGATTTGGTGAAAAGTAAAATTTGTCAAAATATTCTTCCGCCTTCTGTTTCCATTGAGGAACTAGATAGCCTTGGGGTATTGCATTAG